One genomic segment of Myxococcales bacterium includes these proteins:
- a CDS encoding ribosome maturation factor RimP: MSPAPFTLDRARLDPVLAPIARAHGAEVMDVEFKSEPSGWVLRIFVEKFGSAERKASTREAAVDLDTCSKIARDLSPALDVVEVVAHRYHLEVSTPGVERPLRTEADFSRFAGEKAKVKLERAVQGQKVLVGILGETKGGSVTLVDGPRSYEFLVADVTSARLVFEFPKSEKPGKGPGKKGAPTSRRSGDLSGPPSSRAVGAPESAPASSPSLSSDPPSAAPSSKRVQR; encoded by the coding sequence ATGTCCCCCGCTCCGTTCACCCTCGACCGTGCCCGGCTTGATCCGGTCCTCGCGCCCATTGCGCGCGCCCACGGTGCGGAGGTCATGGACGTGGAATTTAAGAGCGAGCCGAGTGGCTGGGTGCTTCGCATCTTCGTCGAGAAGTTCGGCTCAGCCGAGCGAAAGGCGTCGACGCGCGAGGCCGCCGTTGACCTCGACACCTGCTCGAAGATCGCGCGCGATTTGAGCCCGGCGCTCGATGTCGTGGAGGTGGTGGCGCACCGCTATCACCTCGAGGTGTCGACCCCCGGCGTCGAGCGCCCTCTCCGCACGGAGGCCGACTTTTCACGGTTCGCCGGCGAAAAGGCCAAGGTGAAGCTTGAGCGCGCTGTGCAAGGGCAAAAGGTCCTCGTCGGCATTCTCGGCGAGACCAAGGGCGGTTCGGTCACGCTGGTCGACGGGCCGCGCAGCTACGAGTTTCTCGTCGCCGATGTCACCTCGGCTCGCCTCGTCTTCGAGTTCCCAAAATCCGAGAAGCCTGGAAAGGGCCCCGGAAAAAAGGGCGCGCCCACGTCAAGACGGTCTGGTGACCTTTCCGGCCCGCCCTCGTCGCGTGCCGTCGGGGCGCCGGAAAGCGCGCCCGCTAGCAGCCCATCCCTCTCGTCGGATCCGCCTTCGGCGGCTCCCTCTTCAAAACGCGTCCAGAGGTAA